The proteins below come from a single Vidua chalybeata isolate OUT-0048 chromosome 1, bVidCha1 merged haplotype, whole genome shotgun sequence genomic window:
- the RNF138 gene encoding E3 ubiquitin-protein ligase RNF138 isoform X1: MAEGAAAAPACFSEDDFYCPVCQEVFKTPVRTANCQHVFCRKCFLTAIRESGTHCPLCRGSVTKKERTYPKRALDVENSMKKASGGCRCCEKQVRFSWMRQHYKTCKKYQDEYGVSSIMPNLQISQDATGNSSRSDAISDTGEMANNQIRQGETSGHPTFKCPLCQEANFTRQRLLDHCNNRHLYQIVPVICPICVSLPWADTNQVTRNLVSHLNLRHRFDYGEFVNLQLDEEAQYQNAVQESCHVNF; this comes from the exons ATGGCCGAGGGGgccgcggcggccccggcgtGCTTCAGCGAGGACGATTTTTACTGCCCGGTGTGCCAGGAGGTGTTCAAAACGCCCGTGAGGACCGCCAACTGCCAGCACGT GTTTTGCAGGAAGTGCTTCTTGACAGCTATAAGAGAAAGTGGAACACATTGTCCTCTCTGCCGAGGAAGCGTgactaaaaaagaaagaacGTATCCCAAAAGGGCTCTAGATGTTGAAAACAGTATGAAGAAAGCTTCTGGGGGCTGTAGatgctgtgagaagcag gttaGATTTTCATGGATGAGACAACATTATAAAACGTGTAAGAAGTATCAGGATGAATATGGTGTTTCTTCAATTATGCCAAACTTACAGATTTCCCAAGATGCAACAGGGAACAG TAGCAGGAGTGATGCAATATCTGATACTGGTGAGATGGCTAACAATCAAATACGTCAAGGGGAAACAAG TGGACACCCAACCTTCAAATGCCCCCTGTGTCAGGAAGCCAATTTTACCAGACAGCGCTTGCTGGATCACTGTAATAATAGACATCTTTATCAGATCGTTCCTGTG ATCTGTCCTATTTGTGTATCTCTTCCTTGGGCAGATACTAACCAGGTTACTAGAAATCTCGTTAGCCATCTAAATCTAAGACACCGGTTTGACTACGGAGAATTTGTG aATCTTCAGCTTGATGAAGAAGCCCAATACCAAAATGCAGTTCAAGAATCCTGTCATGTGAACTTTTAA
- the RNF138 gene encoding E3 ubiquitin-protein ligase RNF138 isoform X2: protein MAEGAAAAPACFSEDDFYCPVCQEVFKTPVRTANCQHVFCRKCFLTAIRESGTHCPLCRGSVTKKERTYPKRALDVENSMKKASGGCRCCEKQVRFSWMRQHYKTCKKYQDEYGVSSIMPNLQISQDATGNSRSDAISDTGEMANNQIRQGETSGHPTFKCPLCQEANFTRQRLLDHCNNRHLYQIVPVICPICVSLPWADTNQVTRNLVSHLNLRHRFDYGEFVNLQLDEEAQYQNAVQESCHVNF, encoded by the exons ATGGCCGAGGGGgccgcggcggccccggcgtGCTTCAGCGAGGACGATTTTTACTGCCCGGTGTGCCAGGAGGTGTTCAAAACGCCCGTGAGGACCGCCAACTGCCAGCACGT GTTTTGCAGGAAGTGCTTCTTGACAGCTATAAGAGAAAGTGGAACACATTGTCCTCTCTGCCGAGGAAGCGTgactaaaaaagaaagaacGTATCCCAAAAGGGCTCTAGATGTTGAAAACAGTATGAAGAAAGCTTCTGGGGGCTGTAGatgctgtgagaagcag gttaGATTTTCATGGATGAGACAACATTATAAAACGTGTAAGAAGTATCAGGATGAATATGGTGTTTCTTCAATTATGCCAAACTTACAGATTTCCCAAGATGCAACAGGGAACAG CAGGAGTGATGCAATATCTGATACTGGTGAGATGGCTAACAATCAAATACGTCAAGGGGAAACAAG TGGACACCCAACCTTCAAATGCCCCCTGTGTCAGGAAGCCAATTTTACCAGACAGCGCTTGCTGGATCACTGTAATAATAGACATCTTTATCAGATCGTTCCTGTG ATCTGTCCTATTTGTGTATCTCTTCCTTGGGCAGATACTAACCAGGTTACTAGAAATCTCGTTAGCCATCTAAATCTAAGACACCGGTTTGACTACGGAGAATTTGTG aATCTTCAGCTTGATGAAGAAGCCCAATACCAAAATGCAGTTCAAGAATCCTGTCATGTGAACTTTTAA
- the RNF138 gene encoding E3 ubiquitin-protein ligase RNF138 isoform X3, protein MVFPVPFRTRTVVFCRKCFLTAIRESGTHCPLCRGSVTKKERTYPKRALDVENSMKKASGGCRCCEKQVRFSWMRQHYKTCKKYQDEYGVSSIMPNLQISQDATGNSSRSDAISDTGEMANNQIRQGETSGHPTFKCPLCQEANFTRQRLLDHCNNRHLYQIVPVICPICVSLPWADTNQVTRNLVSHLNLRHRFDYGEFVNLQLDEEAQYQNAVQESCHVNF, encoded by the exons ATGGTTTTCCCCGTTCCTTTTCGAACAAGGACGGTAGT GTTTTGCAGGAAGTGCTTCTTGACAGCTATAAGAGAAAGTGGAACACATTGTCCTCTCTGCCGAGGAAGCGTgactaaaaaagaaagaacGTATCCCAAAAGGGCTCTAGATGTTGAAAACAGTATGAAGAAAGCTTCTGGGGGCTGTAGatgctgtgagaagcag gttaGATTTTCATGGATGAGACAACATTATAAAACGTGTAAGAAGTATCAGGATGAATATGGTGTTTCTTCAATTATGCCAAACTTACAGATTTCCCAAGATGCAACAGGGAACAG TAGCAGGAGTGATGCAATATCTGATACTGGTGAGATGGCTAACAATCAAATACGTCAAGGGGAAACAAG TGGACACCCAACCTTCAAATGCCCCCTGTGTCAGGAAGCCAATTTTACCAGACAGCGCTTGCTGGATCACTGTAATAATAGACATCTTTATCAGATCGTTCCTGTG ATCTGTCCTATTTGTGTATCTCTTCCTTGGGCAGATACTAACCAGGTTACTAGAAATCTCGTTAGCCATCTAAATCTAAGACACCGGTTTGACTACGGAGAATTTGTG aATCTTCAGCTTGATGAAGAAGCCCAATACCAAAATGCAGTTCAAGAATCCTGTCATGTGAACTTTTAA